From Coturnix japonica isolate 7356 chromosome 1, Coturnix japonica 2.1, whole genome shotgun sequence, the proteins below share one genomic window:
- the LOC107308224 gene encoding coiled-coil domain-containing protein 169-like isoform X3 — protein sequence MSELAVKQPKKTTGRQRCLHAALSCAINRRPRESFALKTRSRARTTTAGQGGPRRSLRRPPETQRPFPGAMGERGDSEGLEMELGRERRRQQMLENSISELRKTVTELEKKLSSVEDEGNEWKTRYEMQVELNRQLQRQINILKDKVELIRGNPTDKLAIVRIFDQMPVGSLKEVLEQLKEEKKSLQNQLKDYELRLEQEAKAYHKANDERRMYLSEILQREMQRSAKLEDG from the exons ATGTCAGAGCTGGCAGTGAAGCAGCCAAAGAAAACGACAGGGAGACAGAGGTGCCTccatgcagcactgagctgtgcgATTAACAGACGGCCTCGAGAAAGCTTTGCCTTAAAAACTCGAAGTAGAGCTAGAACCACCACCGCGGGGCAGGGCGGGCCCCGCCGCTCCCTCAGGCGGCCGCCAGAAACACAGAGGCCGTTTCCCGGCGCCATGGGGGAGCGCGGCGACTCCGAAGGGCTGGagatggagctggggagggagaggcGGAGGCA GCAAATGCTTGAAAATTCAATATCTGAATTGAGAAAAACTGTAACAGAACTGGAGAAGAAGCTTAGCAGTGTTGAAGATGAAG gtaaTGAGTGGAAAACCAGATATGAGATGCAAGTAGAATTGAACAGGCAGCTGCAAAGGCAAATTAATATTCTTAAAGACAAGGTGGAGCTTATTCGTGGAAATCCAACAG ATAAACTGGCCATTGTTCGCATCTTTGATCAAATGCCTGTG GGCTCCTTAAAGGAGGTTCTCGAACAactaaaagaagagaagaaaagtctCCAGAATCAGCTAAAAGATTATGAACTAAGACTGGAACAAGAGGCAAAG gcTTACCACAAAGCTAACGATGAGCGGCGCATGTACCTTTCAGAGATTTTGCAG
- the SPART gene encoding spartin isoform X1: MEQLRDPATQEDANIKAINEAYTKAFIFINKGLHADELGQKEEARSYYKQGLQHLLQGVGIPSQDPACVGPQWESAKQMQQKMKETLQNVRTRLDILEQNTSPAGSSPAAMDASAGASRLYPTIPSTEKPERPPPPNALFVPSQPPALDGSVAAASPGQLPSMSPSSAKPLCLPNEAPPAYTPQATNGHFTVSYGTDSGEFSSVSEDYYRKCTQPPPLQNLGVDADELILIPQGVQIFFVTPDGQVSAPSYPGYLRIVKFLDTDSEMAQNRPPAFLQVCDWLYPLMCNQSPVLCCNTGVYMFPDMMSHVPGSYVGVVLSSELPAADKELFEDLLKQMSDLRLQVPGSHERVGLPSQLPATERAHFEDKLKQMSGHKVQPPEASSDAINLPQTVHIQPRPQEDENQKELPEWSEKVARGILSGASWVSWGLVKGAEFTGKAIHKGASKLREHIQPEEKPLEVNPTVAKGLHVAKQATGGAVKVSQFLVEGVCSIASCVGKELAPHVKKHGSKLVPESLKKDKDGKSALDGALVVAASGVQGFSTVWQGLESAAKCIAKSVSTETVKTVKHKYGDDAGRATDKRYELCNQMLVYSTF; this comes from the exons ATGGAACAACTACGGGATCCAGCTACGCAAGAAGATGCAAATATTAAAGCTATTAACGAAGCGTACAcaaaagcctttatttttatCAATAAAGGACTACATGCAGATGAACTGGGTCAGAAGGAAGAGGCAAGAAGTTACTACAAGCAAGGACTTCAGCACTTGCTCCAAGGAGTTGGCATTCCATCACAGGATCCTGCATGTGTGGGACCCCAGTGGGAGTCTGCCAAACAAATGCAACAGAAGATGAAGGAGACCCTCCAAAACGTGCGCACTCGACTTGATATTCTAGAACAAAACACTTCACCTGCAGGATCAAGCCCTGCTGCAATGGATGCCTCTGCTGGAGCGTCCAGGTTGTACCCAACCATTCCTTCCACAGAAAAGCCAGAAAGGCCCCCCCCACCTAATGCTCTGTTTGTACCGAGTCAGCCACCTGCACTAGATGGAAGTGTTGCAGCTGCAAGCCCAGGGCAGCTTCCATCTATGAGCCCATCATCTGCAAAACCTCTGTGTCTGCCAAACGAAGCACCTCCTGCCTATACTCCTCAAGCTACCAATGGCCATTTTACTGTGTCTTACGGCACGGACTCAGGGgagttttcttctgtcagtgaGGACTATTACAGAAAGTGTACTCAGCCACCTCCCCTTCAGAACCTGGGAGTGGATGCAGATGAGCTGATCTTGATTCCCCAAGGCGTACAGATATTCTTTGTGACTCCTGATGGGCAGGTCAGTGCTCCTTCATATCCTGGATATCTGCGCATTGTGAAGTTCTTGGATACAGACAGTGAGATGGCCCAGAATCGTCCACCTGCGTTTCTTCAG GTTTGTGACTGGTTGTATCCCCTAATGTGCAACCAGTctcctgttctgtgctgcaaTACAGGGGTCTACATGTTCCCTGACATGATGTCCCACGTACCTGGATCCTATGTGGGAGTTGTGTTGTCTTCAGAACTTCCAGCAGCTGACAAGGAGCTCTTTGAGGATCTGTTAAAGCAGATGTCTGACCTTCGACTTCAG GTGCCAGGATCCCATGAGAGAGTAGGGTTACCATCACAGCTCCCAGCAACAGAGAGAGCGCATTTTGaagataaattaaaacagatgtCTGGCCACAAAGTCCAG CCTCCAGAAGCCTCCAGTGATGCGATTAATTTGCCTCAGACTGTACATATCCAACCACGTCCTCAAGAAGATGAAAATCAGAAAGAGTTGCCGGAATGGAGTGAGAAAGTTGCCCGCGGAATCTTGTCAG GTGCATCTTGGGTAAGCTGGGGCCTCGTAAAAGGAGCGGAATTTACTGGGAAAGCTATTCACAAAGGAGCTTCTAAACTGCGAGAACACATTCAGCCAGAAGAAAAACCTCTGGAAGTCAACCCAACTGTAGCAAAGGGCCTTCATGTAGCGAAACAGGCTACTGGAGGAGCTGTGAAAGTCAGCCAGTTCTTAG TTGAGGGAGTATGTTCAATAGCAAGCTGTGTTGGAAAGGAGCTGGCTCCTCATGTGAAGAAGCATGGCAGCAAATTAGTTCCAGAATCCCTTAAGAAAGACAAAGATGGCAAATCTGCTCTCGATGGTGCCCTGGTGGTAGCAGCAAGTGGAGTTCAAG GCTTTTCAACAGTGTGGCAAGGTTTAGAAAGTGCAGCTAAGTGCATTGCTAAAAGTGTTTCAACCGAGACCGTAAAAACTGTGAAGCACAA GTATGGAGATGATGCTGGCCGTGCTACTGACAAACGCTATGAGCTCTGCAATCAAATGTTGGTGTACAGCACATTTTAA
- the SPART gene encoding spartin isoform X2, translating into MEQLRDPATQEDANIKAINEAYTKAFIFINKGLHADELGQKEEARSYYKQGLQHLLQGVGIPSQDPACVGPQWESAKQMQQKMKETLQNVRTRLDILEQNTSPAGSSPAAMDASAGASRLYPTIPSTEKPERPPPPNALFVPSQPPALDGSVAAASPGQLPSMSPSSAKPLCLPNEAPPAYTPQATNGHFTVSYGTDSGEFSSVSEDYYRKCTQPPPLQNLGVDADELILIPQGVQIFFVTPDGQVSAPSYPGYLRIVKFLDTDSEMAQNRPPAFLQVCDWLYPLMCNQSPVLCCNTGVYMFPDMMSHVPGSYVGVVLSSELPAADKELFEDLLKQMSDLRLQVPGSHERVGLPSQLPATERAHFEDKLKQMSGHKVQPPEASSDAINLPQTVHIQPRPQEDENQKELPEWSEKVARGILSGASWVSWGLVKGAEFTGKAIHKGASKLREHIQPEEKPLEVNPTVAKGLHVAKQATGGAVKVSQFLVEGVCSIASCVGKELAPHVKKHGSKLVPESLKKDKDGKSALDGALVVAASGVQGFSTVWQGLESAAKCIAKSVSTETVKTVKHKYKNRKYGDQQATTTK; encoded by the exons ATGGAACAACTACGGGATCCAGCTACGCAAGAAGATGCAAATATTAAAGCTATTAACGAAGCGTACAcaaaagcctttatttttatCAATAAAGGACTACATGCAGATGAACTGGGTCAGAAGGAAGAGGCAAGAAGTTACTACAAGCAAGGACTTCAGCACTTGCTCCAAGGAGTTGGCATTCCATCACAGGATCCTGCATGTGTGGGACCCCAGTGGGAGTCTGCCAAACAAATGCAACAGAAGATGAAGGAGACCCTCCAAAACGTGCGCACTCGACTTGATATTCTAGAACAAAACACTTCACCTGCAGGATCAAGCCCTGCTGCAATGGATGCCTCTGCTGGAGCGTCCAGGTTGTACCCAACCATTCCTTCCACAGAAAAGCCAGAAAGGCCCCCCCCACCTAATGCTCTGTTTGTACCGAGTCAGCCACCTGCACTAGATGGAAGTGTTGCAGCTGCAAGCCCAGGGCAGCTTCCATCTATGAGCCCATCATCTGCAAAACCTCTGTGTCTGCCAAACGAAGCACCTCCTGCCTATACTCCTCAAGCTACCAATGGCCATTTTACTGTGTCTTACGGCACGGACTCAGGGgagttttcttctgtcagtgaGGACTATTACAGAAAGTGTACTCAGCCACCTCCCCTTCAGAACCTGGGAGTGGATGCAGATGAGCTGATCTTGATTCCCCAAGGCGTACAGATATTCTTTGTGACTCCTGATGGGCAGGTCAGTGCTCCTTCATATCCTGGATATCTGCGCATTGTGAAGTTCTTGGATACAGACAGTGAGATGGCCCAGAATCGTCCACCTGCGTTTCTTCAG GTTTGTGACTGGTTGTATCCCCTAATGTGCAACCAGTctcctgttctgtgctgcaaTACAGGGGTCTACATGTTCCCTGACATGATGTCCCACGTACCTGGATCCTATGTGGGAGTTGTGTTGTCTTCAGAACTTCCAGCAGCTGACAAGGAGCTCTTTGAGGATCTGTTAAAGCAGATGTCTGACCTTCGACTTCAG GTGCCAGGATCCCATGAGAGAGTAGGGTTACCATCACAGCTCCCAGCAACAGAGAGAGCGCATTTTGaagataaattaaaacagatgtCTGGCCACAAAGTCCAG CCTCCAGAAGCCTCCAGTGATGCGATTAATTTGCCTCAGACTGTACATATCCAACCACGTCCTCAAGAAGATGAAAATCAGAAAGAGTTGCCGGAATGGAGTGAGAAAGTTGCCCGCGGAATCTTGTCAG GTGCATCTTGGGTAAGCTGGGGCCTCGTAAAAGGAGCGGAATTTACTGGGAAAGCTATTCACAAAGGAGCTTCTAAACTGCGAGAACACATTCAGCCAGAAGAAAAACCTCTGGAAGTCAACCCAACTGTAGCAAAGGGCCTTCATGTAGCGAAACAGGCTACTGGAGGAGCTGTGAAAGTCAGCCAGTTCTTAG TTGAGGGAGTATGTTCAATAGCAAGCTGTGTTGGAAAGGAGCTGGCTCCTCATGTGAAGAAGCATGGCAGCAAATTAGTTCCAGAATCCCTTAAGAAAGACAAAGATGGCAAATCTGCTCTCGATGGTGCCCTGGTGGTAGCAGCAAGTGGAGTTCAAG GCTTTTCAACAGTGTGGCAAGGTTTAGAAAGTGCAGCTAAGTGCATTGCTAAAAGTGTTTCAACCGAGACCGTAAAAACTGTGAAGCACAA atataaaaataggaaatacgGAGATCAGCAGGCAACAACCACTAAGTGA